In a single window of the Frondihabitans peucedani genome:
- a CDS encoding MarR family winged helix-turn-helix transcriptional regulator encodes MAEQLTDEDWLVWDTFYAMRRRLDRALEVRLHEGSGVSAPEYEILAGLGRSSDRRLRVRDIAEQIGWEKSRVSHQVTRMEKRGLVRRSDCDLDARGTWVELTSDGRRAMLESSRGHNEAIKRYFVDALGGEGDALRSFSQRVLDAIGDDATD; translated from the coding sequence ATGGCCGAGCAGCTCACCGACGAGGACTGGCTCGTCTGGGACACCTTCTACGCGATGCGGCGACGGCTCGACCGCGCGCTCGAGGTGCGTCTGCACGAGGGCTCGGGCGTGTCGGCTCCGGAGTACGAGATCCTCGCGGGCCTCGGTCGGAGCAGCGACCGGAGACTCCGGGTCCGCGACATCGCCGAGCAGATCGGCTGGGAGAAGAGCCGGGTCAGCCACCAGGTCACCCGCATGGAGAAGCGCGGCCTGGTGCGGCGGAGCGACTGCGACCTCGATGCGCGAGGGACCTGGGTCGAGCTCACCAGCGACGGCCGCCGGGCGATGCTCGAGTCGAGCCGAGGTCACAACGAGGCCATCAAGCGCTACTTCGTCGACGCCCTCGGCGGCGAGGGCGACGCGCTGCGGAGCTTCTCGCAGCGGGTGCTCGACGCGATCGGCGACGACGCGACGGACTGA
- a CDS encoding DNA-3-methyladenine glycosylase 2 family protein yields MSSTVASGRAAELHTTYAPREPVHLHQTLRSLSRGAGDPAFRVIGSTIWRGVQTPLGPATLRLEAGPSCIEATAWGDGAEWMIESVPELLGEGDDWSGLDVSSTPLLADARRRLPGLRLTRTNQVVQMLVPAVLEQKVTSVEAWRAWRQLVRSHGTAAPGPAPAGLTVPPDAAGWARIPSWEWHRAGVGPQRSATIMRVCAVAAGLERTLALGRGGDEIQKRLRSVVGVGVWTAAETSQRAHGDADSPSVGDYHLPALVGWALIGEPVDDDGMLELLEPWRGHRERVMRLIGASGFRKPRFGARMTIQDHRFH; encoded by the coding sequence ATGTCTTCGACGGTCGCCTCCGGTCGCGCCGCCGAGCTCCACACGACGTACGCGCCGCGCGAGCCGGTGCATCTGCATCAGACGCTGCGCTCGCTGTCGCGCGGTGCGGGCGATCCTGCGTTCCGAGTGATCGGATCGACGATCTGGCGAGGTGTGCAGACCCCGCTGGGTCCGGCGACGCTGCGGCTCGAGGCCGGGCCGTCGTGCATCGAGGCGACCGCGTGGGGCGACGGCGCCGAGTGGATGATCGAGTCGGTTCCCGAGCTGCTCGGCGAGGGCGACGACTGGTCGGGGCTCGACGTGTCGTCGACACCGCTCCTGGCCGACGCGCGGCGACGACTGCCCGGCCTCCGGCTCACGCGCACCAACCAGGTCGTCCAGATGCTGGTGCCCGCGGTCCTCGAGCAGAAGGTCACGAGCGTCGAGGCGTGGCGCGCCTGGCGTCAGCTCGTCCGGTCGCACGGCACCGCCGCTCCCGGTCCGGCTCCGGCCGGGCTCACCGTCCCACCCGACGCTGCGGGCTGGGCGAGGATCCCGAGCTGGGAGTGGCACCGCGCGGGCGTCGGCCCGCAGCGCTCGGCCACGATCATGCGGGTCTGCGCCGTCGCTGCCGGCCTCGAGCGCACCCTCGCCCTCGGCCGCGGCGGAGACGAGATCCAGAAGCGCCTGCGCTCCGTCGTCGGCGTGGGGGTGTGGACCGCGGCCGAGACGAGCCAGCGGGCCCACGGCGACGCCGACTCCCCGAGCGTGGGCGACTACCACCTGCCGGCTCTCGTGGGCTGGGCCCTCATCGGCGAGCCGGTCGACGACGACGGCATGCTCGAGCTGCTCGAGCCCTGGCGGGGTCACCGCGAACGGGTCATGAGGCTGATCGGGGCGAGCGGGTTCCGCAAGCCCCGCTTCGGCGCCCGGATGACGATCCAGGACCACCGCTTCCACTGA